The following are encoded together in the Lathyrus oleraceus cultivar Zhongwan6 chromosome 3, CAAS_Psat_ZW6_1.0, whole genome shotgun sequence genome:
- the LOC127127075 gene encoding ATG8-interacting protein 2 isoform X3, translating to MAGTEDEVEKASRSNDWEVVSLTASTYAAAPGPVVVELKDDDKEDAYEPNETETSNALFMSGHFAFPPSRHENLPLEPDYGEIQNESGDKDNASEETREEVTRPSGKEEENLTLAGLDVSKEFEGMQYYDEKIHELSVHGKQFEEGATLPDFGLTVKEESMYHPAKYTSFPSETDIGTVRAYGESIVESETTESAEQETNMSPDDLSLSKNSSQDDKQNPSDLPCGAWWKRRAASIYAHAKEANTFWSVFIAATVMGLVMLGQRWQREKALHLKWQISITDEAKSRALSPMIRLKDVIVGGGHRRGSFIRESSSAEG from the exons GAAGTGGAAAAAGCTTCTCGCAGTAATGATTGGGAGGTTGTATCTCTCACGGCGTCGACTTATGCAGCTGCACCTGGACCTGTTGTAGTTGAGTTGAAGGATGATGACAAGGAAGATGCTTATGAACCAAATGAAACTGAGACATCAAATGCTTTGTTCATGTCTGGTCACTTTGCGTTTCCACCCAGTCGGCATGAAAATTTGCCATTGGAACCTGACTATGGTGAGATTCAAAATGAATCTGGAGATAAAGATAATGCCTCTGAAGAGACTCGTGAAGAAGTGACCAGGCCTAGTGGAAAGGAGGAAGAAAACTTGACATTAGCAGGGTTGGATGTGTCAAAGGAGTTTGAGGGTATGCAGTATTATGACGAGAAAATCCACGAATTATCTGTTCATGGAAAACAGTTTGAGGAAGGTGCAACTCTACCAGATTTTGGTTTGACCGTAAAAGAGGAAAGTATGTATCACCCTGCAAAATACACTTCTTTCCCCAGTGAAACAGATATTGGCACTGTGAGAGCATATGGTGAAAGCATAGTTGAGTCTGAAACAACCGAATCAGCAGAGCAAGAGACAAATATGTCTCCTGATGATTTATCACTGTCAAAGAACTCTTCCCAAGATGACAAACAAAACCCTTCAGATCTTCCTTGCGGAGCTTGGTGGAAGCGAAGAGCTGCCTCCATATATGCTCATGCAAAGGAGGCAAATACATTTTGGTCTGTTTTCATTGCAGCAACAGTGATGGGTCTGGTGATGCTTGGTCAACGCTGGCAACGCGAAAAAGCTTTACACCTTAAGTGGCAAATCAGTATCACTGATGAG GCAAAGAGCAGGGCGCTTTCTCCCATGATTCGACTCAAAGATGTGATTGTTGGTGGCGGCCATCGCCGTGGCTCCTTTATCAGGGAAAGCTCCTCCGCTGAAGGTTAA